The Osmerus eperlanus chromosome 7, fOsmEpe2.1, whole genome shotgun sequence genome includes a region encoding these proteins:
- the slc2a3b gene encoding solute carrier family 2, facilitated glucose transporter member 3: MEKMDDEKPKKKGVTGYLLFCVSTAVIGSLQFGYNTGVINAPEQKLRNFFLNVTTERFETPFSPGSITLIWSFAVAIFSVGGMAGSLSVGAMVDKFGRRKSMLLANSLAILGAVLMGLSSLCRSFEMVILGRLVIGLFCGLCTGLTPMYIGEISPTNLRGAFGTLHQLGVVIGILVAQIFGLESLLGSDLLWPLLLALTALPAVLQTILLHFCPESPRYLLISLNQEEEARKALVRLRGTEDINEDIQEMKEEGMKMAMEKKVTIPELFRSPAYRQPIIIAIMLQLSQQLSGINAVFYYSTGLFATAGVTQPIFATIGAGVINTLFTVVSLFLVERAGRRTLHLIGLAGMAVFAILMTISLSLVTDNPSLSYLAIVAVFGFVASFEMGPGPIPWFIVAELFSQGPRPAAMAVSGCSNWTANFLVGLSFPKLEELCGAYVFIIFTVFLIVFFIFTYFRVPETKGRTFDDIARGFAATAASSAKSPATEGVVTSPTTEKVPMVEFPIDEKAKTGASQVP; encoded by the exons ATGGAGAAGATGGATGATGAAAAG cctaaAAAGAAGGGGGTCACTGGCTATCTCCTATTCTGTGTGTCTACGGCAGTCATTGGTTCCCTGCAGTTTGGCTACAACACTGGGGTCATCAATGCCCCTgaacag AAACTGCGTAACTTCTTCTTGAACGTGACGACGGAGCGTTTCGAAACGCCCTTCTCCCCGGGCTCCATCACCTTGATCTGGAGCTTCGCGGTGGCCATCTTCAGCGTGGGAGGTATGGCCGGGTCCTTGTCAGTGGGAGCCATGGTGGACAAGTTTGGCAG GCGTAAGTCCATGCTGCTGGCCAACAGCTTGGCCATTCTGGGGGCTGTTCTGATGGGGCTGTCCAGCTTGTGTCGCTCATTTGAGATGGTCATCCTCGGGCGCCTGGTGATCGGCCTGTTCTGTGGGCTGTGCACCGGCCTCACGCCCATGTACATCGGCGAGATCTCGCCCACCAACCTCAGAGGCGCCTTCGGCACCCTCCACCAGCTGGGCGTGGTGATTGGCATCTTGGTGGCGCAG ATCTTCGGTCTGGAGTCTCTCCTGGGCTCCGACCTGCTGTGGCCCTTGCTGCTGGCCCTGACTGCCCTTCCCGCCGTGCTACAGACCATCCTGCTGCACTTCTGCCCCGAGAGCCCCCGCTACCTCCTCATCAGCCTcaaccaggaagaggaagcgCGCAAAG CGCTGGTGCGTCTGCGCGGCACCGAGGACATCAACGAGGACAtccaggagatgaaggaggaagggatgaagaTGGCCATGGAGAAGAAGGTGACCATCCCAGAACTTTTCCGTTCCCCGGCCTATCGTCAGCCAATCATCATTGCCATCATGCTCCAGCTCTCCCAACAGCTCTCCGGTATCAACGCG GTGTTTTATTACTCCACTGGTTTATTCGCGACTGCTGGGGTGACACAGCCCATCTTTGCTACGATTGGAGCAGGAGTGATCAACACGCTTTTCACCGTGGTGTCT CTGTTCCTGGTTGAGAGGGCGGGACGTAGGACCTTGCACCTGATTGGATTGGCTGGAATGGCTGTGTTTGCTATACTCATGaccatctctctttcactggtG ACGGACAATCCGTCCCTCAGCTACCTGGCCATTGTTGCCGTGTTTGGCTTTGTGGCCAGTTTTGAGATGGGTCCAGGTCCGATCCCCTGGTTCATCGTGGCCGAGCTGTTCTCCCAGGGCCCCCGGCCTGCCGCCATGGCCGTCTCTGGCTGCTCCAACTGGACCGCCAACTTCCTGGTCGGCCTCTCTTTCCCCAAACTAGAG GAGTTGTGTGGCGCCTACGTCTTCATCATCTTCACCGTGTTCCTCATCGTCTTCTTCATCTTCACCTACTTCCGCGTGCCCGAGACCAAAGGACGGACCTTCGATGACATCGCCAGAGGATTCGCCGCAACCGCCGCGAGCTCCGCCAAATCCCCGGCCACAGAGGGCGTGGTTACTTCCCCGACGACGGAGAAGGTTCCGATGGTTGAGTTTCCAATAGATGAGAAAGCAAAGACCGGAGCTTCGCAGGTCCCTTAG